Proteins found in one Diorhabda carinulata isolate Delta chromosome 11, icDioCari1.1, whole genome shotgun sequence genomic segment:
- the LOC130899502 gene encoding zinc metalloproteinase nas-14-like: MFRKLLGIFFFFTISSEVISRIPNDDRLLKIEFRQLLPVKEEYIVLDKNEIHEKLRTLEMGEAIPYELENLENEEDEYTIKSAMDIFKQYTCIRFRSRTDSDQEYLFISGNSSECSTTSKNEFVLIELAPDCLLRVGTTLHEFMHAMGFAHEHMRPDREEYINILTENIQNGYEDQFEILTEYDTLGLPYDFDSVLHYSPWAFQSKDAPTIEAKDNYIEFQERMGQRAGFSKGDIAKINVKLCPEKSEQFHLSEDFLYAKTPIPISNNSIY; this comes from the exons ATGTTTAGAAAACTACTgggaatttttttctttttcacaatATCTAGTGAAGTTATTTCGCGCATTCCCAATGATGATAGGTTATTAAAAATCGAATTTCGACAACTTCTACCGGTTAAGGAAGAATATATAGTCCTCGACAAAAACGAAATCCATGAAAAGTTAAGAACATTAGAAATGGGAGAAGCAATTCCATACGAacttgaaaatttagaaaatgaagaagatgaatatacaataaaatcagCGATGGATATATTCAAACAGTACACTTGTATACG TTTCAGATCCAGAACTGATTCGGAccaagaatatttatttattagtggCAACTCGAGTGAATGTAGTACAACCTCTAAAAATGAATTTGTGCTGATTGAATTAGCTCCTGATTGTTTGCTCAGAGTTGGTACCACATTACATGAATTTATGCATGCAATGGGATTCGCACATGAACATATGAGACCCGACAGAGAGGAATACATTAACATACTTACAGAAAATATCCAAAATG GTTATGAAGaccaatttgaaatattaacagAATACGACACATTAGGTCTACCATACGATTTTGATTCTGTACTTCATTATTCTCCATGGGCCTTTCAATCGAAGGATGCACCTACCATCGAAGCCAAG gATAATTACATAGAATTCCAAGAGAGAATGGGACAAAGAGCAGGATTTAGTAAAGGAGATATTGCAAAAATCAATGTCAAATTGTGTCCAGAGAAAAGCGAGCAATTCCACTTAAGTGAAGACTTTTTGTACGCTAAGACACCAATACCAATATCAAATAATAGTATTTACtaa